One region of Macadamia integrifolia cultivar HAES 741 unplaced genomic scaffold, SCU_Mint_v3 scaffold1632, whole genome shotgun sequence genomic DNA includes:
- the LOC122064368 gene encoding putative disease resistance protein RGA1 produces the protein MENVNILSLTGEGMEASSNHIIVSFLVSVLLDKLSSEALRDFGSVWCVESELRALSDVLQYIQELLEFAEQAQAKNILVKRCLRNLRDVCYRAQDILDEFIYEALEEKDERYGGKKLPFFSFNLYTEGILRKHEILPFINNELIKKLVEIEKELKDHYLRDSGIQKSHGVNDEIDTRPKSGSLFDESITLGRKKEQDEIKKRLLSNPDDEKQKQVSVVAIVGLGGVGKTTLAQLVYNDPDVEKHFERRAWICESTDFNVVRLTYAILESLIGTSPKLSNLEPLQRKLREELRGKRFLIVLDDVWSEKENDWKALRIAFMAAGEGSRIIVTTRSRRVSSIMHPMYTHDLQILSDEECWSIMERRISMDYGSIAPNLEELGRKIAKKCKGLPLAASTLAGLLCSSSDLNHWLTVLNTSMWDLKESNFPAALSLSYYFLPRYLKQFFAYCSVFPKGYIFDKQWLIQLWIAEGFIRTNTKKMEGIGSQYFDDLLHRSFFQHSNEEKENVRFVMHDLVHDLAEAVSGEVHGRFEYGESCHSSSKETRYVSICCVKHMFDQDKYYGDKRLSTLIILNQGYFCGTIESFGGLRYLRVLDLCGSHISMLPSDIGNLKYLHYINLSNAEYIKQLPESLCNLHNLQSLILCDSGIHKLPRGMKYLRNLQHLDLNRCHYLCSMPQGIGRLTGLKTLPYFLVSKDDDGCGLKELKELSQLEGALSIHFPESAIDPLDALEAHLVNKPKVDELELTWPWNWLLHNSSYTDVEILEGLRPHTLLKSLHINYYGGLTFPSWLMKDLPSYNKLLSLTLNCCTCRVLPPIGELPLLESLRIYGMMELEEWSSISRGEENKFPCLLRLTIERCYALRILPKHLLSSPRLYDLSIDDCPELRMLPHQGLSKLTSLKNLHLGKMMEGLVLSLDDIETLPPNLNRLYIHNCKTLPKGLRNLSSLQHLKFGQSSEVHYGPEELPAHVNITRD, from the exons ATGGAGAATGTTAATATTTTATCCCTTACG GGAGAAGGTATGGAAGCAAGTAGCAATCACATAATTGTATCCTTTCTTGTGTCAGTATTGCTTGATAAATTATCCTCAGAAGCATTAAGAGACTTTGGATCTGTATGGTGCGTGGAAAGTGAGCTACGTGCGCTCTCGGATGTTCTTCAGTATATTCAAGAACTGCTCGAGTTTGCAGAGCAAGCTCAAGCAAAGAATATCTTGGTGAAACGCTGCCTTAGGAATCTCAGAGATGTTTGTTACAGAGCTCAGGACATATTAGATGAGTTCATCTATGAAGCTCTTGAGGAAAAAGATGAGAGATATGGAGGTAAAAAGttacccttcttttcctttaactTATATACTGAAGGAATCTTACGTAAACATGAAATTCTACCTTTTATAAATAATGAACTCATAAAGAAACTAGTGGAGATTGAGAAGGAACTTAAAGATCACTATCTCAGAGACTCAGGAATTCAGAAATCACATGGTGTAAATGATGAAATAGATACTAGGCCAAAGAGTGGTTCTCTATTTGATGAGTCTATTACTttggggagaaagaaagaacaagatgaaattaaaaaaaggttgttgtcaAATCCAGAtgatgaaaaacaaaaacaggtttctgttgttgctattgttggATTAGGGGGTGTAGGCAAGACAACTCTGGCCCAGCTTGTCTATAATGATCCTGATGTGGAGAAACATTTTGAAAGAAGAGCTTGGATTTGTGAGTCTACTGATTTTAATGTTGTGAGATTGACCTATGCAATTCTAGAGTCCTTAATTGGGACAAGTCCTAAGTTGAGCAACCTAGAACCACTTCAACGTAAGTTGAGAGAGGAATTAAGGGGGAAGCGATTTTTAATCGTCTTGGATGATGTTTGGAGTGAGAAGGAAAACGATTGGAAAGCTTTGAGAATTGCATTCATGGCAGCAGGGGAAGGAAGTAGAATAATAGTAACGACTCGAAGTAGGAGAGTTTCTTCAATAATGCACCCCATGTATACCCATGATCTACAAATTTTATCTGATGAAGAGTGTTGGTCTATAATGGAAAGGCGCATATCTATGGATTATGGCTCTATTGCTCCTAACTTGGAAGAATTGGGTAGGAAAATTGCAAAGAAGTGCAAAGGATTGCCCTTGGCAGCAAGTACGCTTGCAGGCCTTTTATGCTCTAGTTCAGATTTAAACCATTGGCTAACAGTCTTGAATACTTCCATGTGGGACTTAAAAGAGAGCAATTTTCCTGCTGCTCTAAGTCTAAGCTACTATTTTCTTCCCAGATATTTGAAGCAGTTTTTTGCTTATTGTTCTGTATTTCCTAAAGGATATATATTTGATAAGCAATGGCTGATCCAACTGTGGATCGCAGAAGGATTTATTAGAACAAACACTAAGAAAATGGAAGGCATAGGTAGccaatattttgatgatttgcTGCATAGGTCTTTCTTTCAGCACAGCAacgaagaaaaggaaaatgttaGATTTGTAATGCATGACCTTGTACATGATTTAGCAGAAGCAGTTTCAGGAGAGGTGCATGGTAGATTTGAATATGGGGAATCCTGCCATAGCTCTTCTAAAGAGACCCGTTATGTGTCCATTTGTTGTGTGAAACACATGTTTGATCAGGACAAATATTATGGTGACAAGAGGTTATCGACATTGATCATCCTAAATCAAGGATATTTCTGTGGGACTATTgaatcctttggaggactgagGTACCTACGTGTCTTAGATTTGTGTGGTTCTCATATTTCTATGCTTCCCAGTGATATTGGCAATTTGAAATACCTACACTATATTAACCTCTCTAATGCCGAATACATTAAACAATTACCTGAGTCATTGTGTAATCTTCACAATCTACAGTCACTGATACTCTGTGATTCCGGAATACATAAGTTACCTAGAGGCATGAAGTATCTACGCAATCTCCAACATCTAGACCTTAATAGGTGCCATTACTTATGTTCGATGCCACAAGGAATTGGGAGATTAACTGGTCTCAAGACATTGCCGTATTTTCTTGTCTCAAAAGATGATGATGGTTGTGGACTAAAAGAGCTCAAGGAGCTATCGCAGCTTGAGGGTGCGCTTTCCATCCACTTCCCAGAGAGTGCAATCGATCCTCTAGATGCTCTGGAAGCTCATTTGGTTAATAAACCAAAAGTTGATGAGTTGGAGTTGACATGGCCGTGGAATTGGCTATTGCATAACAGTAGTTATACAGATGTTGAGATTCTTGAAGGTTTGCGACCTCACACTTTGTTGAAGAGTTTACATATCAACTATTACGGTGGTTTAACATTTCCAAGCTGGTTGATGAAAGACTTGCCAAGCTACAACAAGCTACTCTCTCTCACACTCAACTGCTGCACTTGCCGAGTCCTTCCGCCAATTGGGGAGCTACCCCTACTAGAATCTCTACGCATATATGGAATGATGGAGTTGGAGGAGTGGTCTAGCATCTCTAGAGGggaggaaaataaattcccttGCCTCCTAAGGCTAACCATTGAAAGGTGTTATGCATTGAGGATACTACCAAAGCATCTTCTATCAAGCCCTAGACTATATGATCTGAGTATTGACGATTGTCCCGAGCTTAGGATGTTGCCTCATCAAGGACTCAGCAAACTCACCTCTCTCAAAAATCTTCATCTTGGGAAGATGATGGAAGGTTTAGTGCTGTCTCTGGATGACATTGAGACTTTACCTCCAAATCTTAATCGTCTTTATATCCATAACTGTAAAACACTACCCAAGGGGTTGAGAAACTTGTCTTCACTCCAACATCTGAAATTTGGTCAATCTTCTGAAGTCCACTATGGCCCCGAGGAGCTCCCCGCTCATGTCAACATAACTAGGGATTGA